In a genomic window of Pseudoglutamicibacter albus:
- a CDS encoding UPF0182 family membrane protein — MTSGPAFPFPSRDSGGDGKNDSGSRNQNESPKIPALLPALIIVAALVGLFILFAHFYTDVLWFNQLGFADVFWTRTLTQAALFVIGALITGGAVWLHLNNAWRKRPKQSGSAAGQTVKMLEETPMFRRLGLILVPALLGVFSGITLTSGWQIVQLWLNRTPFGAKDPEFGLDISFFVMSLPFFEMVVAFLISVTLISGIAGVVAHYLTGGISFSDSGKISVTRAAGLQLGIAGALVLVAFGLRFWLESYSTVLNQLGRVPGALYSDVHAVIPTKFILAGAALIAAALFVVAGLRGKWRLPLIATAMLAVVALVAGFAFPAALEQFKVKPSQKSMERPYIQRNIDATRAAYGLEDVKLESYDAKTQPEKNALTRDVATTTNIRLLDPNIVSPTFAQLQQQRGYYTFPNTLAVDRYEIDGERQDTVIAARELAVNSQTVTNSWVNQHITYTHGYGVVAAYGNKVSQTGDPQFMLENIPSEGVLGDDSTYEPRIYFGKSSPKYSIVGGPEDWEPRELDRPAGSDGQGERRNTFSGDGGPNVGSFLNKLSYAIKFGSMDIMLSGDVNSESQILYDRHPQERVKKVAPFLTVDTSAYPAIIDGRVKWIVDAYTTTNNYPYSTSQQLGDAVRDTLTRGQGAGADQFADNVNYIRNSVKATVDAYDGSVELYAWEPDEPLLKAWSGVFPNAIKPMSEMSPKLMEHVRYPEDMFKVQRELLGKYHVQKADDFYEGNDAWQVPNDPTAGAENPPKQPPYYMSLRLPGEKEDSFSLTSSFIPEQSAGSRNQRNVMYGFLAANGDAGSTPGKVNADYGKITLLKLPTQTTVPGPGQAQQNFNSNPLISKDLNLLSGTGGSTKVIKGNLLSLPVGGGILYVQPVYVQSTGETSYPSLRKVLVSYGNSVGYADSLSEALDQVFGGDSGAQTGESGPIKGEDSEGGKDGEGSGSAPVDANAKLSDALKRANKAIKDGEDALGKQDFAAYGKAQDELQKALEDATAADEELNGTANDAADAEPEGEEQGDGQQGDE, encoded by the coding sequence GTGACCTCAGGCCCCGCGTTCCCTTTCCCATCCCGTGATTCTGGCGGGGATGGTAAGAATGATTCCGGTTCACGGAACCAGAATGAGAGCCCTAAGATCCCTGCGTTGTTGCCTGCACTGATTATTGTTGCAGCGCTGGTGGGGTTGTTTATTCTTTTCGCCCATTTCTATACGGACGTGCTGTGGTTTAACCAGCTCGGTTTCGCGGACGTGTTTTGGACACGGACTCTGACGCAGGCCGCGTTGTTCGTGATTGGTGCGTTGATTACGGGTGGGGCTGTGTGGCTTCACTTGAATAATGCGTGGCGTAAGCGTCCTAAACAGTCGGGTTCGGCTGCTGGCCAGACGGTGAAGATGCTGGAAGAGACCCCGATGTTCCGCCGTTTGGGGCTGATCTTGGTTCCGGCTCTGTTAGGTGTTTTCTCGGGCATCACGTTGACCTCGGGTTGGCAGATTGTTCAGTTGTGGCTGAACCGGACTCCGTTTGGCGCCAAGGACCCTGAGTTCGGCTTGGATATCTCTTTCTTTGTGATGTCTTTGCCGTTCTTTGAGATGGTGGTTGCGTTCCTGATTTCGGTGACGCTGATCAGCGGTATCGCTGGCGTGGTGGCGCATTATTTGACAGGTGGGATTTCGTTCTCGGATTCGGGGAAGATTTCGGTGACCCGTGCGGCGGGCCTGCAGTTGGGTATTGCGGGTGCGCTGGTGCTGGTCGCATTTGGTCTGCGTTTCTGGCTTGAGTCTTACAGCACGGTTTTGAACCAGTTGGGCCGTGTCCCGGGCGCGTTGTATTCGGATGTCCACGCAGTGATCCCCACTAAGTTCATTCTTGCTGGGGCCGCGTTGATTGCTGCGGCGTTGTTCGTTGTGGCTGGTTTGCGCGGTAAGTGGCGTCTGCCGTTGATCGCGACTGCGATGTTGGCTGTTGTGGCGCTCGTTGCGGGTTTCGCTTTCCCTGCCGCACTCGAGCAGTTCAAGGTCAAGCCTTCGCAGAAGTCGATGGAGCGTCCTTATATTCAGCGCAATATTGATGCCACACGTGCAGCCTATGGCTTGGAGGACGTCAAGCTTGAGAGCTATGACGCGAAGACTCAGCCGGAGAAGAACGCGTTGACTCGCGATGTGGCGACGACTACGAATATTCGTTTGTTGGATCCGAATATTGTCTCTCCTACGTTCGCGCAGTTGCAGCAGCAGCGTGGCTATTACACGTTCCCTAACACTCTTGCGGTGGATCGTTATGAGATCGATGGTGAGCGTCAGGACACTGTGATTGCGGCGCGTGAGTTGGCTGTGAATTCGCAGACGGTGACGAACTCGTGGGTCAACCAGCACATCACGTACACGCACGGTTATGGTGTGGTTGCGGCTTATGGCAATAAGGTGTCGCAGACTGGTGACCCGCAGTTCATGTTGGAGAACATCCCGTCTGAGGGTGTTTTGGGTGATGACTCGACGTATGAGCCTCGTATTTACTTCGGTAAGTCTTCGCCGAAGTATTCGATTGTGGGTGGCCCTGAGGATTGGGAGCCTCGTGAGCTGGACCGTCCGGCGGGCTCGGATGGTCAGGGCGAGCGTCGTAACACCTTCTCGGGTGATGGTGGCCCGAACGTTGGTTCGTTCTTGAATAAGTTGTCGTATGCGATCAAGTTCGGGTCGATGGACATCATGCTTTCGGGGGATGTGAACTCGGAGTCGCAGATTCTTTATGATCGTCATCCGCAGGAGCGTGTGAAGAAGGTCGCTCCGTTCCTCACGGTTGATACCTCCGCCTACCCGGCGATCATCGATGGCCGGGTGAAGTGGATCGTGGATGCGTACACGACCACGAATAACTACCCGTATTCGACCTCGCAACAGTTGGGTGATGCGGTGCGGGACACTCTCACGCGTGGCCAGGGTGCTGGCGCGGACCAGTTCGCTGACAACGTGAACTACATCCGTAACTCGGTCAAGGCCACGGTCGATGCGTATGACGGCTCGGTTGAGTTGTATGCGTGGGAGCCGGATGAGCCGTTGTTGAAGGCTTGGTCGGGTGTGTTCCCGAACGCGATTAAGCCGATGAGCGAGATGTCTCCGAAGCTCATGGAGCATGTGCGTTATCCGGAGGACATGTTCAAGGTTCAGCGTGAGCTGCTGGGTAAGTACCACGTCCAGAAGGCTGATGACTTCTATGAGGGTAACGATGCTTGGCAGGTCCCGAATGATCCGACTGCTGGAGCGGAGAACCCACCTAAGCAGCCGCCGTACTACATGTCGCTGCGTCTGCCGGGGGAGAAAGAGGATTCGTTCTCGTTGACTTCGAGCTTCATTCCGGAGCAGTCGGCTGGTTCGAGGAACCAACGCAACGTGATGTATGGCTTCTTGGCCGCGAACGGTGATGCTGGTTCTACGCCGGGTAAGGTCAATGCTGATTACGGCAAGATCACGTTGTTGAAGTTGCCGACCCAGACTACTGTTCCTGGCCCTGGTCAGGCTCAGCAGAACTTCAACTCGAACCCGTTGATCTCTAAGGATCTGAACTTGCTTTCGGGTACGGGTGGCTCGACGAAGGTTATCAAGGGTAACTTGCTGTCCCTGCCTGTTGGTGGCGGTATTCTCTACGTCCAGCCTGTGTATGTTCAGTCCACGGGTGAGACGTCGTATCCGTCGCTGCGTAAGGTTCTGGTTTCTTACGGTAATTCGGTGGGTTACGCAGATTCGTTGTCTGAAGCCTTGGACCAGGTGTTCGGTGGCGATTCTGGTGCCCAAACCGGGGAGTCCGGCCCGATCAAGGGTGAAGACTCCGAAGGTGGCAAGGACGGTGAAGGGTCCGGCTCTGCACCGGTTGATGCCAACGCGAAACTTTCGGATGCTTTGAAGCGCGCGAATAAGGCCATCAAGGATGGCGAGGATGCGCTCGGTAAGCAGGACTTCGCGGCTTACGGTAAGGCCCAGGATGAGCTGCAGAAGGCTCTTGAAGACGCGACCGCGGCTGATGAGGAGCTGAATGGGACTGCCAACGATGCCGCTGATGCTGAGCCGGAAGGTGAGGAGCAGGGCGATGGTCAGCAAGGAGATGAGTAG